Proteins encoded by one window of Streptomyces uncialis:
- a CDS encoding Fic family protein: MSSTSGASADPLVALGTLPGVPDSVAAVRKAVDRVYGHRVMRRRSNEVTSEAALRGARGSAALSGADWALEEVRRRSDFGADDEALTVGAALRLTAEAGQLLSVWRQSPLRVLARLHLVAAADRGERVGRPRQQGEPVDEPLIELPLPGAHEVAARLEGLSALVVAGGSAPALVTAAVVHGELLALRPFGSYNGIVARAAERIVLIGSGLDPKSVCPAEVGHAEQGRAAYAAALAGYATGTPDGVARWIAHCGRSVELGARESTAVCEAMQRGAA; this comes from the coding sequence ATGAGTAGTACGTCAGGTGCGTCCGCCGATCCGCTCGTCGCGCTGGGCACGCTGCCCGGGGTGCCCGACTCGGTGGCCGCGGTACGCAAGGCGGTGGACCGGGTCTACGGGCACCGCGTCATGCGCAGGCGCAGCAACGAGGTCACCTCGGAGGCCGCGTTGCGCGGTGCGCGCGGCTCGGCGGCCCTGTCCGGGGCGGACTGGGCGCTGGAGGAGGTCCGCAGACGCAGCGACTTCGGCGCGGACGACGAGGCCCTCACGGTCGGCGCGGCCTTGCGGCTGACGGCCGAGGCGGGGCAACTCCTCTCCGTCTGGCGGCAGTCGCCGCTGCGGGTGCTGGCCCGGCTGCATCTGGTGGCCGCCGCCGACCGCGGGGAGCGCGTGGGGCGTCCCCGTCAGCAGGGCGAGCCGGTGGACGAGCCCCTGATCGAGCTGCCGCTGCCCGGTGCCCACGAGGTCGCCGCGCGGCTGGAGGGGCTGTCCGCGCTGGTCGTCGCGGGGGGCTCGGCACCGGCCCTGGTGACCGCCGCGGTGGTGCACGGTGAACTGCTCGCGCTGCGGCCCTTCGGCTCGTACAACGGGATCGTGGCGCGGGCGGCCGAGCGGATCGTCCTGATCGGCAGCGGGCTGGACCCCAAGTCGGTCTGTCCGGCGGAGGTCGGCCACGCGGAGCAGGGGCGCGCGGCCTACGCGGCGGCCCTGGCGGGCTATGCGACCGGTACGCCGGACGGGGTGGCCCGGTGGATCGCGCACTGCGGCCGTTCGGTCGAGCTGGGAGCGCGGGAGTCGACCGCAGTGTGCGAGGCGATGCAGCGGGGCGCCGCCTGA